Below is a window of Dictyostelium discoideum AX4 chromosome 1 chromosome, whole genome shotgun sequence DNA.
tttaatatttacaatactataaattttatttattttattttatttttttttttattttttttatttttttttttattttatagatCACTTTCCTCTTCATAGTGTATTTCAGTATTATGATCATAATCTTCACTGTTACTTTCAAAAGATTCATCAATACCTTTAATAAAACACTTTGGAGAATGATTGCACACTCCATTAATTTTAGGAGAATGACAATTATCTCTTTTTGTTAATCTATCTTCACAATATAGATGATTTGGATTTAAACATTTTCTATTGTTGCAAAGGAAAGAAATAACATATCCATGACCATGACCATCGGAGTCAATACAACTTGGATCATTTTCACAGGAATTTGCAGCCTTTGGATAAAGAAAGAGTTTTTTATCTtgattggtgttgttgtacCAAACGAGGTTGTGACCTTTAACATATTCAAGGAAAACATTACCACAAACTCTAACTTCAACATTAACACCATCATTCTTgaaaattttcttttgatttaaattcatttcatCTCTATTCATTAACCAACAATCTTTCTTAGATTTCTTTTCAACAACTTCCATCAACATTTTATAAGtagttttaatttgattatcatCTAAATCGAATATATCATTCTTTCTTATCTTTGATATTGGCGAGGTGGCGGcagtggttgtggttgtggtggtggccGTGTTTCCAAAACGTACTTTTTAAGTGGTGATTGATTTGATATTGAAGATGGTAAtaatgacgatgatgatgatgcagGTGCAGATGGACAGTAAACTCTTTTTCTTAAAGTTGGTAATGGTGAATTTAAGGATGAAGGTGATTGAATATCAGTATTGgaattactactactatcatCAGTATTATCTTGGTCAGTGAAAAATTGTGAATTTTCTGAATCTTCTtcaccatcatcttcatcactatcaatattattttcagaaGATTCAtcaacatttattttatttaaagatttaaattgtttttcttgatttttggaattatatttatcaatttgttgattattttgttgtttagATTTACTTGATTTTGACGatgtaaattttaaagatgattGGTTTGATgattgtatttgttgtaatTGCTTTTTTGcttgattattaatatttttattattgatattattattaaaactgtGATGGGTATCATTTTTATCGGAATTAAATGTTACTTcaccaatattaaaatcaatttgatttaaaaaattaagtgCTTCCCCAATGCATTGAATTGGAAAAGCcaatttttctattttttttcttttttggtaTGTTTCgtccattttttattttatttaatatttattatttattatttgttatttgttgtggttgaaGAAATagagttaataataaaaaaaaaaaaaattataaaatggttgggaacaaaaaaaaaaaaaaattaaaaattaaaaaaaaaaaaatggaatgacaagtgttaataattttaattggaattccactaatttttttttcaaaattaaattaaaattaaaaaaaaataaaaaaatgtattttttGGTTATAATCTGTttaaagtttattattattattttttttttttctattattattttttattattttttattttctttctttaaaatatatatttatttttaacatgatcattgtattatttatttatttatttatttatttatttatttatttatttatttatttatttatatatttatttatttattttatttatttatttaatttaatttaattttttattttaatgagATGAATTATAatgtttatcaattttatttgccAATTCTTTACAAGTGTTTGTAGCATCACCTAATAACATTGAAGTATTTGGTTTATAAAATACTGGATTTTGAATATCGGCATAACCAGCATTTGTTAATGAACGTTTCATAACGATACAATGTTTTGCTTTCCAAACTTCAATAACTGGCATACCAGcgataattgaatttggatCTTCAACTGATGCACTATTGACGGTATCATTTGCACCAATTACGATTGCTAAATCTATATCTTTCATTTCTGGATTAATTTCTTCCATTTCGAAAACAATGTCATATGGAACCTTTGCTTCACTTAAGCAAATATTCAAGTGACCTGGTAATCTACCTGCTACTGGATGAATACCAAATTTAACATTGTGacctttttcaattaaagttttaacCATCTCTGCAACTGGATATTGACTTTTACTAACAACCATACCATAACCTGGTACAATGAGAATATTTTTAGAGTTGGTAATCATTTCACTTGCTTGATCAACATTGATTTCAGTGTGAGTACCTGTGATTTTCATTGCTTCACCTTTTCCCATACTTGATGTACCAACACCACCTAAAATAACACTCATAAGATTTCTATTCATAGCTTTACACATGATATATGATAAGATTGCACCACTTGAACCAACAATTGCACCAACAATATTCAATAGGGATGAATCTAACATGAAACCTTCAGCAACCAATGCCCAACCTGAATAACTATTTAATACAGTTACAACAACTGGCATATCTGGACCATTAATTGCAGCGGTTAATAAATGACCTTGAATGAATGAAAGAATAGTGGTAGCACCTAAACATGCTAAACCTAATGTTGGATTGGTTGTTGATAAGAAAGTTGCAAAAGTAGCAACATTTGCTAATGCTAAACCAGTGTTCACTAAATGACGATTTGGAACATGATATGGTTTTGATGGTACCTTCCATTTACCAATATGACCTTGTAATTTTGCATAGGCAACAACTGAACCTGTGAATGTAATACCACCAATTAAAGCACCCAAATAAACTGAACTCTTATGAATTGTATCTAAAGCTGCAAAATTACTATAATCAGCCAATAAAGAGGCACCTGATGCCAATACAGCTGCCATACCTACAAAACTGTGGAATGCTGCAGTGAGTTGTGGAAGTTCAGTAAAGTTTACTCTCTTTGAAAACAAATAaccaataccaccaccaactaaACCAACACCAGCCATTTGAGCGAGTAGAGCACTTGATACACCTAAAGAAGCAACAGTTGCACCCAAACCAATTGCAATACCACCCATACCTAAAATATTACCAAGTCTTGATGATTTTGCACTTGATAAACCACTAATTGAGAGAATACACATAATTGAAGATGCTAAGTATGCCAATTGAGTTAGAGCTGGACCACCACTACCAACCGTTGATAAATAAGCAGCCAAGAAACCTAATGATGGTATACCGTATAGATATTCATAGGTTGGTTTATCAGTTGGTAATTTAAACATATCCAACATTCTCTTGGTGATTGTAAAACCACCAGCAATATTAATTGATGCCATAAATACTGCAGCACTTGCTAATAGTTGACCACCAGTCGAAGGTATATAACCACCACCCATTAAATGTAAACCTGCAACTGCTACTATACCACTAATTGCATTTGTAATTGACATTAATGGACTATGTAATGCTGGTGTAACACCCCAAACTACTTTATAACCAATTAATGCAGCCAATGAGAATGTTGTTAAATTAACCATAAAATCTGCTGGTAATCCCATTGACATTGCAACTGCACCACACATTGCTGCTGTTGCACCCAATGCTGATTTCaatgttttattaaataatgaagttTCTTCTTTAACAAGATTACTCTCAACCTTTTCTTTATTACTAACAggtgttgatggtgatggtggagTCACTGGAACTGGTTTCTTTGGGGCTGGCCAAATTAAAGTACCATTATAAGTTACTGTTGAACCTCTATGAACTTCATCAGTGAAATCTAATTTGAAACCATCTTTATCATTACCTAAAGATAAGAGAAACTTGgtgatattattactatagaGTGTACTTGATTGAGTTGCCATTTTTGATGGTAAATCAGTGAAACCAATAATTGAAACaccattataattataagcTTCGCCTGGTTTTGTTAATTCACAATTACCACCAGTTTCAGCAGCTAAATCTACAATAACACTACCTGGTTTCATTTGATCAACCATTTGTTTGGTAATTAATTTTGGAGCAGGTACACCTGGAATTAAAGCGGTTGTAATTACGATATCCACTTCTTTACATTGACGTTCAAACAATGCCATTTCAGCCTCAATGTATTCCTTTGACATGTGTTTTGCATAGCCACCTGAACCTTCTCCACTCTCTTTGATTTTCACTTCTAAAAATTCACCACCCAATGATTCAACTTGTTCTTTGGTAACAGATCTAGTATCGAATGCTCTAACGATAGCACCAATATTTTTAGCGGTACCAATAGCAGATAAACCAGCAACACCAGCACCAATAACCAATACTTTAGCAGGCTGAACTCTACCAGCGGCTGTAATGGCTCCACCAAAGAATCTACCAAAATAGTTGGATGCCTCCATCACTGCTTTATAACCTGCAATATTTGCCATTGATGATAAACCATCAAAAACCTGTGCTCTACTAATTCTTGGTATACAATCAACTGCAATGGCATTAGCTTTCTTTTGTGATAGTAACTTTAAAGTTTCTGCATTTTGTGCTGGTGATAAAAAGCTAATTACTGTAGCACCTTCTTTCATCATTTCAACTTCATGTTTACCCAAGTTTGTATTAAATTGTGGACCTCTAACCTTTAGTAATATATCGGTTTTCTTGAATAAATTAGCTGCAGTTGTAATTTTTGCACCGGCTTCAATATATTTAGCATCAGAGAATTTTGCACCTTTACCAGCTCCTTCTTCAACTAACACTTTGTAACCTTTTTTCACCAAAACTCCAACATTTTCAGGTGTCATTGATACTCtcttttcattttgataAACTTCAGTTGGGATACCAATAGTTAATTGTTCAAATGGAATACCTTTTGCATCTTTTGTTAATTCTAATGCCATATCAATTGATGTTATTCCTTGATTCGGTGTTGTTGGTAATACACTTCCAGTTTGATCTTTTAATGTACTATAAAATAATCTATTTGTtacatttcttttaattgaaactttttttttattttagttttaataaataattaataattaattttttttttttttttttttttttttttttacttactaACTTTATTTGAAGGTTCAaagttgtttttatttaaaacattcttatttgattcattgaaattacaattaaatcTTGTGGATGTTGAAATTGGGTGGATTAATTTATTGGAATTATTCAATGTTGAATatctaatattatttaataatgatgatgatgatgatgattttgtttttaaaattgttccGATTTGATTTGGTGAAactttttttgtaattaaagataataaattattcatctttaattacttttttttttttttttttttttttgattttgattttaattatgataatataaaataaaacaaataaaataatatacaaataaaataataacaattaaaaatacagaaaaaaaaaaaaggttagaaattaaaaatacagataaatcaaaaataataataaaaaaaaaaaaaaaaaaaaatcaataaaaaattaagaaaaaaaatattaatttataaaattattgtaaatttaatttagaaaaaaaaaaaaaaaaataaaaaaaaaaaaaaagatttttttaataattaaatttataaatttataaaaaaaaaaattgtcattttacaaaaaaagaCTTATTGTGATgttgataaaaatatctatttttttttttttttgtttttttaaattattaaatttgctttcttcattttttttttttttttaaaaattttgttaacgattttgttattattattattataataataattatttttattgctTTATTGTTTtgaggtaaaaaaaaaatgatgaaaaaaaaaaataaaaaaaaaaaaagttgattttcaaattgaaataaaaaacaaaaaataaaaaagaataaaatacgAACCACTAAAATCGCCAGATGAAATAGACTCAATCAACCTAAAAGAGAGAATGAACCAGAATAAATAGACCAACCCACACCAGAGAAAAAGATCCTACAATTAAGTGAAATTTATTAGAGGTAGAAAAAAGATTAGAtaattttcatcaattatttaaaactattattaattttgttttatttaatatcaaaatgttatataaaaataataaataaataaataaataaataaataaatatataagaattagtaaaaattaattatttttttcttttttatactttttttttttaattaaaaaaaaaaaaccattaaaatataaaattactttaggaaatattaaaaaataaaaaatataaattaaaattaatatataaaataaaataaaataaaataaaaaaatattttataatcacTTTTGGAAGAATGACattctttttgttttccaaatttatgtatttttttaaccCGCCAATTTTTTGTgcatatttaaattttaaaaaaaaaaacctcaattaattttttcgtTAATTTTAGAAGTTTAAACTCAATATGAACTATAAATTAtgtatgaattttttttttttttttaattgatattattatttattttttttaatttttttctatattaaTTAGTGaataattataaacaaaaattaaaattattattttttaccaACTAAAAAATTACAGAATTCTATATATTACAACCCAAAAacttcattttttaaaaaataaataccaattatattatttttagaacaTCCGGTTACCAACTTGCTGTACCAATCATGCTTTTCTTTAATAGGATTTACTGGTAAATCAAGTTTAATAGatccatttaaaaaatgttggAAGAACTTTTCAAATGATGGTTATGGTCATGGAcctttattacaatttttatcactatctttttaaatatcaaacttggacaaataaaaaataaaaaataaataaatataaagagtttttttttttttattatttgtttattatttgtttattgatttttttttttttttttttttttttttttttttataaaatacatGTACAGTggaaaaaagataaaaaatcatacatcttttaattaaaatgtaTGTGGTAGtatatatttaatgattattggattgaatttttaagcaacttcaccaacaacaacagtagTTTCAGATGGCTTAACTTCTTCTGATTGAGTGGTTGGTTTGATTTCTTCAGTTGATTTAACTTCTTCTGATGAAGTTgttgtggtagtggtggtggtgtttgATTCAACTGGTTTAACTTCTTCTGATGATTTGCCTTCCTCTTTTGATGATTCGGCTTCCTCTTTTGATGGTTTGGCTTCCTCTTCTGATGGTTTAACTTCCTCTGATGGTTTAGCTTCTTCTGATGGTTTAACTTCTTCTGATGGTTTGACTTCTTCTGATGGTTTGACTTCTTCTGATGGTTTAACTTCTTCTGATGGTTTAACTTCTTCTGATGGTTTAACTTCTtcagtagtagtggtggtagttgtagttgttgttgttttagaTTTTGATTCTTTAACTGGTTTTGATTCTTTAACTGGTTTAGCTTCAATGAAATTAAGGAATTGAgcaaaatcttttttaatactaaGTGGGAAAACTACTTTTCTAACGAACCATGGAATAgttttattcaaattatcACTCATATCTTTATTTTGTGGAAGTTTAGCAGCATCAAGCATAGCACCTAAACCAAACTTTGCTGATGATTCAGATTTCATTACTTTATGAATGGTATCACCAAGTTTAATTTGATCAGCTTTTGGAATTTGAACTGCAGTTGGTAAGATTAAACGTTCTTCATCGAAAAAGTGAATATAGATAATATCGATTTGTTCATTGAGATTAGTTTGTAATTTACCGAAAATTTCAGACCAACCCTCAGAGATGCTGTCTTTCAATTCGACATTGTCAGTGATTGATTTAACCAATTCTTCCAATTGTTTATTCTTTTCAATCCAATCGTGATGTTGAGTATCCATAAGAGCTAAATGTTCAGCTACTTCtggtttcttttcttttaacCATGACCAGACAATGCTATCCTCATGAccatgatgatgatggagGAATTCATGAACTGATGAAACTGACTTAACCATTTCGACAACCTCTGCTCTTGATTTTGGTTCAAAGGttttcaatctttttattaataaattataacaatGTTTAAGTGCTACATGAGTCCAAAGCCAACCTCCCATCCAGAAATTTGTCTTTCCTTCATTCTTAAAGAATACTGAAAGATCATTTTCATCACGTCcatcttcatttttaattgttgttaatACAATTGGTTCAACATTAACTTCTTCTGTTGCCTTTGTTTCTTTTGTTGATTCTTCAACTGGTTTTACTTCTTCTGATGATTTGACTTCTTCAGTTGGTTTTACTTCTTCAGTTGGTTTTACTTCTTCAGTTGGTTTGACTTCTTCAGTTGGTTTTGCTTCTTCAACTGGTTTGACTTCTTCAACTGGTTTGACCTCTTCGACTGGTTTGACTTCTTCAGCTTGTTTTACTTCTTCGACTGGTTTTACTTCTTCGACTGGTTTTACTTCTTCGACTGGCTTTACTTCTTCAGTTGGTTTAACTTCTTCGACTGGTTTTGCTTCTTCAACTGGTTTGACTTCTTCGACTGGTTTGACTTCTTCAACTGGTTTAACTTCTTCAACTGGTTTGACTTCTTCAGTTGGTTTGACTTCTTCGACTTGCTTAACTTCTTCGACTTGTTTGACTTCTTCGACTTGTTTAACTTCCTCAGTTGGTTTGACTTCTTCGTCTTGTTTGACTTCTTCGACTGGTTTTACTTCTTCAGTTGGTTTGACTTCTTCAACTGGTTTGACTTCTTCGACTGGTTTGACTTCTTCAACTGGTTTAACTTCTTCAACTGGTTTTACTTCTTCGATTGGTTTTACTTCTTCGACTGGTTTTACCTCTTCAGTTGGTTTGGTTTCTTCAACAGAGACTGATGTGGCTTCaactttaatttcttctGATGGTTGTTCAAGTTTTTCGTCTTCAATTGGTAAAGTATTTTCTACTTTAACTTCTTCGACTTTAGTTTCCTCTGAAACATTAGTTGGTGTTTCTAAATTGTTATCGCTCATTATTTTTGTACgagaaaaattattttaatggtattaaaaaaaaattatgttttttgtttttttgtttttggttttttgttttttgtttttgtttttgttttttttttttttttttttttttttttattattaggggtgtgaaaaaaaaaaaaaaaaatttatgttTACAAatgtttatatataaaaataattatttataaatgtggtggttgtggtgtttaaaatgaaatgaacaaaaaaaaaaaaaaaaaaaaaaaaaatcattgacGTTGGAATTGTTTATTCCaatgatttcattttttttttattttttattattttttttttttttttttttttcggcAATTAACGCCAtggatttatttgaaaaaaaattaaaacaaaaataaattttcaaaaaataaaattgattggtttttataataaaataaataaagaagatttatcattaaaaaaaaaaaaaattaaaattataaaaaattaaaaaaataaaaataaaaatataaaaagaaataaaatttaaacattGAGAATTATCTGACAAGTGTAAACAATTTAAACTcataccaaaaataaaagatactaataatcaaatgatcatttaattattattattattattattatttaatttcatattattttttaaaattataatagttttaattttttcattattttttttttatttttttttttaatcacttTTTGgcattcaattatttattaaataattgattacatattaactttttatttttatttttattttcattccgtttttgttttttcattttttttttcatttttttttatgatttttcttttttttttttggattttttttttggatttttttttagatttttttttaaaagaaaaagaattatgtgttatatttttatataatttattaaatctagTTTAcgcttattattattattattattattatttttattatttttttttttttaaaggaaaacttagaaaaaaaaaaaaaaaaaaaaatatagttAATTTTAGACGTTAGTCGTGTGgcaaaaaaatattaaaataactataaaaaaaaaaaaattaaaaaaaattaaaaaaaaaaaaaaaaaattaaaaaaaacaaaaattaaacagGAATTTGAAATACTGGGGACCTTTTTCctgtttaatttttcattttttgacAACTAAACAATGATTTTCcactttatatttttttattattttttttcttttttttttttttttttattttttattttttattttttttttctttctccATACAGAAatcgaatttttttttttaaaaggaatactaacaacaatataaattaataatcagttaattaatattaattgaaaatatattatctttaaaatttttttttttttttttttttttctaaaaactttaaaaataatcaattacaataaaaaattaaataataaataaata
It encodes the following:
- a CDS encoding NAD+ transhydrogenase (Similar to P~Similar to AB-specific); its protein translation is MNNLLSLITKKVSPNQIGTILKTKSSSSSSLLNNIRYSTLNNSNKLIHPISTSTRFNCNFNESNKNVLNKNNFEPSNKVISIKRNVTNRLFYSTLKDQTGSVLPTTPNQGITSIDMALELTKDAKGIPFEQLTIGIPTEVYQNEKRVSMTPENVGVLVKKGYKVLVEEGAGKGAKFSDAKYIEAGAKITTAANLFKKTDILLKVRGPQFNTNLGKHEVEMMKEGATVISFLSPAQNAETLKLLSQKKANAIAVDCIPRISRAQVFDGLSSMANIAGYKAVMEASNYFGRFFGGAITAAGRVQPAKVLVIGAGVAGLSAIGTAKNIGAIVRAFDTRSVTKEQVESLGGEFLEVKIKESGEGSGGYAKHMSKEYIEAEMALFERQCKEVDIVITTALIPGVPAPKLITKQMVDQMKPGSVIVDLAAETGGNCELTKPGEAYNYNGVSIIGFTDLPSKMATQSSTLYSNNITKFLLSLGNDKDGFKLDFTDEVHRGSTVTYNGTLIWPAPKKPVPVTPPSPSTPVSNKEKVESNLVKEETSLFNKTLKSALGATAAMCGAVAMSMGLPADFMVNLTTFSLAALIGYKVVWGVTPALHSPLMSITNAISGIVAVAGLHLMGGGYIPSTGGQLLASAAVFMASINIAGGFTITKRMLDMFKLPTDKPTYEYLYGIPSLGFLAAYLSTVGSGGPALTQLAYLASSIMCILSISGLSSAKSSRLGNILGMGGIAIGLGATVASLGVSSALLAQMAGVGLVGGGIGYLFSKRVNFTELPQLTAAFHSFVGMAAVLASGASLLADYSNFAALDTIHKSSVYLGALIGGITFTGSVVAYAKLQGHIGKWKVPSKPYHVPNRHLVNTGLALANVATFATFLSTTNPTLGLACLGATTILSFIQGHLLTAAINGPDMPVVVTVLNSYSGWALVAEGFMLDSSLLNIVGAIVGSSGAILSYIMCKAMNRNLMSVILGGVGTSSMGKGEAMKITGTHTEINVDQASEMITNSKNILIVPGYGMVVSKSQYPVAEMVKTLIEKGHNVKFGIHPVAGRLPGHLNICLSEAKVPYDIVFEMEEINPEMKDIDLAIVIGANDTVNSASVEDPNSIIAGMPVIEVWKAKHCIVMKRSLTNAGYADIQNPVFYKPNTSMLLGDATNTCKELANKIDKHYNSSH